The Bradyrhizobium sp. WBAH42 genome includes a window with the following:
- a CDS encoding NAD-dependent protein deacetylase, with amino-acid sequence MIASDLQSGIERLGDMIAEARTIVPFTGAGISTECGIPDFRSPGGIWTRNRPIPFDEFVASQEARDESWRRRFAMEAVFAAAKPGRGHRALASLYRAGKVPAVITQNIDNLHQASGFAPEHVVELHGNTTYARCIGCGQAYPLDWVKRRFDDDGAAPNCTACDEPVKTATISFGQMMPEDEMQRATALSQACDLFIAVGSSLVVWPAAGFPMMAKRAGARLVIINREPTEQDDIADLVIQHDIGETLGPFVAN; translated from the coding sequence TTGATCGCATCGGATCTTCAGAGCGGTATCGAGCGGCTCGGCGACATGATCGCCGAGGCCAGGACCATCGTGCCGTTCACCGGTGCCGGCATCTCGACCGAATGCGGCATTCCCGACTTCCGCTCGCCGGGCGGAATTTGGACGCGCAACCGTCCGATCCCGTTCGACGAGTTCGTCGCGAGCCAGGAGGCGCGGGACGAATCCTGGCGCCGGCGCTTTGCGATGGAGGCGGTCTTTGCCGCAGCGAAGCCCGGCCGCGGCCATCGGGCGCTGGCATCGCTCTACCGCGCCGGCAAGGTTCCCGCCGTCATCACCCAGAACATCGACAACCTGCACCAGGCCTCGGGCTTCGCGCCGGAGCACGTGGTTGAACTTCACGGAAATACCACTTATGCGCGCTGCATCGGTTGTGGGCAGGCCTATCCGCTCGACTGGGTGAAGCGCCGTTTCGACGACGATGGCGCGGCGCCCAACTGCACCGCCTGCGACGAGCCGGTGAAAACCGCCACGATTTCCTTCGGCCAGATGATGCCGGAGGACGAGATGCAGCGCGCGACAGCGCTGTCGCAGGCTTGCGATCTCTTCATCGCGGTCGGTTCCTCACTGGTGGTCTGGCCGGCCGCCGGTTTTCCGATGATGGCCAAGCGCGCCGGTGCGCGTCTCGTGATCATCAATCGCGAGCCGACCGAGCAGGACGACATCGCCGACCTCGTCATCCAGCACGACATCGGCGAGACTCTCGGGCCCTTTGTCGCAAATTGA